One stretch of Arthrobacter polaris DNA includes these proteins:
- a CDS encoding DUF6286 domain-containing protein, translating into MSRNDGRSVHLRRRPSRTIPALVVGILFLGASVSLAWASIARLIDGTWSTILEGXREWLVSLHWAATSMWAIGIVAIVVGLILLLCALIPGTFSALTVRSGTAVSAGNGDKSEHKAQERETVMTRRAVAHVARAHCVHIDGVSTASVTASNNHVHVKVKTSLRETSDLRSHVINEVRERLNAIGLDPVPRVTATIETQG; encoded by the coding sequence ATGAGCCGCAACGATGGGCGCTCGGTCCACCTCCGCCGCCGTCCCAGCCGCACCATACCGGCCCTCGTGGTGGGGATATTATTCCTGGGTGCCAGTGTTTCCCTGGCGTGGGCGAGCATTGCTCGGCTGATCGACGGGACGTGGTCCACGATCTTGGAAGGCNCCCGAGAGTGGCTCGTGAGTTTGCACTGGGCCGCTACATCCATGTGGGCCATCGGAATAGTCGCCATCGTGGTGGGGCTGATCCTGCTGCTGTGTGCTCTGATTCCTGGTACTTTCAGCGCGTTGACAGTGCGCAGCGGCACTGCGGTTTCAGCTGGCAATGGTGATAAATCTGAACATAAAGCTCAGGAGCGTGAGACTGTGATGACCCGCCGGGCCGTGGCCCACGTAGCCAGAGCACACTGCGTGCACATCGATGGTGTCAGCACGGCATCGGTCACCGCCAGCAACAACCACGTCCACGTCAAGGTCAAAACTTCATTACGGGAAACCAGTGACCTTCGCTCCCATGTCATCAACGAGGTACGCGAGCGCTTGAACGCAATCGGGCTGGATCCGGTACCCCGGGTTACCGCCACCATCGAAACCCAAGGATAA
- a CDS encoding Asp23/Gls24 family envelope stress response protein, with protein MNAQGVHTQQLDTRNDTVANRTVANKTIADKTIADSIDSRGQTVLADKVIEKIASQVASDESVAGGSSGGFLGIGAHADLSVRPKTSVELTGNIATLRVEVGMLYPVPLRQATEDLRQRIRNRVMELTG; from the coding sequence ATGAACGCCCAAGGCGTGCACACCCAGCAACTGGACACACGCAACGACACCGTCGCTAACAGGACCGTCGCGAACAAGACAATCGCTGACAAGACAATCGCTGACAGTATCGATTCTCGCGGGCAGACGGTGCTGGCGGATAAGGTCATCGAGAAAATTGCCAGCCAGGTGGCCAGCGACGAATCAGTTGCAGGCGGTTCTTCCGGCGGTTTTCTAGGTATCGGTGCCCACGCGGACCTCTCGGTACGGCCCAAAACGTCTGTTGAACTGACGGGAAACATCGCCACACTACGAGTGGAAGTTGGGATGCTCTACCCCGTTCCATTACGTCAGGCCACGGAAGATCTGCGTCAACGGATCCGGAACCGGGTCATGGAACTAACAGGGTAG
- a CDS encoding Asp23/Gls24 family envelope stress response protein produces MTLFAKELFSWQSHPEPHSVHRRCGHPEEQKHSAPLEQPQRHDALHTDRGDTSIEETVVQKLAGMATXEVPGXYAMGSSARRAFSAITERIXGSQTNVSGGVSVEXGERQTAIDVSIVVEYGVSIVEVSQGIRRNVIQSVEHSTGXEVLXVNVTVTDVHLPEDDEQVQQEHKTELQ; encoded by the coding sequence ATCACACTTTTCGCGAAGGAGCTGTTTTCATGGCAGAGTCACCCAGAACCCCACTCCGTCCACCGGCGTTGTGGCCACCCCGAGGAGCAGAAGCACAGCGCTCCCCTGGAGCAGCCCCAGAGGCATGACGCGCTGCACACAGACCGGGGAGATACTTCCATCGAGGAAACCGTGGTCCAGAAGCTCGCGGGAATGGCCACCNGGGAAGTACCAGGGNTGTACGCCATGGGCAGTTCAGCCAGGCGCGCGTTCAGTGCCATCACCGAACGCATCNCGGGATCACAAACAAACGTCAGTGGCGGCGTTAGCGTCGAANAAGGCGAAAGGCAAACAGCCATCGACGTCTCCATCGTGGTTGAATACGGTGTTTCCATCGTGGAGGTCAGCCAAGGTATCCGCCGCAATGTGATCCAGTCCGTGGAGCACAGCACCGGCNTTGAAGTATTGNAAGTCAATGTCACGGTCACCGACGTCCACCTCCCCGAGGATGACGAGCAAGTCCAGCAAGAACACAAGACCGAGCTTCAGTAA